Below is a genomic region from Scytonema millei VB511283.
CGTACCTCATCCCGATGGGTGCCACGATCGCCTCGATAGTGTAGACGATTTAGCCACAGCTACCGCTGAATTATGGGAACGCCAACCGCATCTCAAACGAATGGTTGTCAAATTAAATGAAGGAATTTCTGGCGAGGCAAATGCTCTTTTTGACCTGCAACCTTTACAGGAATTTGCCCCAGGAAAAATTTCTCATGGCGATCGCGTTGCTGCTATCAAAGATAGTTTACCTTCTTTGCGATTTCAAGCTGCCTCAGAAAATTGGACAAATTATGCCAGCCGCGTTCCCGAATTAGGGGCAATTGTCGAGGCATTTGTTGAAGGAGAAGTGAAGCGATCGCCCAGCGTTCAAGGTCGAATTTTACCTGATGGTACGGTTGAAATTCTCTCTACTCACGACCAAATTTTAGGTGGTCCAGACGGACAAATTTATCTCGGCTGTCGGTTTCCCGCTGACGAAGCTTATCGAGTCCAGTTACAAGATTTGGGCTTGAAAATTGGCTGGACTTTAGCGAAAAAAGGCGCTTTAGAAAGGTTTGGCATTGATTTCATGGCTGTACAGCAAGCTGATGGTAAGTGGGACTTGCAAGCAATAGAAATCAACCTTCGTAAAGGTGGAACGACCCATCCTTTCATGACATTAAAGTTATTAACGAACGGACGTTATGACCTTTCAACCGGACTATTTTACAGCCAACAAGGGCGAGCAAAATATTATGTTGCTACCGACAATTTACATAAGAAACGCTATCGAGGTCTGTTACCAAACGATCTAATGGATATTATCGCTTCCCACCGCTTGCACTTCGACACGGGAACAGAAACGGGGACTGTTTTTCATTTGATGGGTTGTCTGTCAGAATTTGGCAAACTAGGCTTGACAAGTATCGGTGACTCCCCACAACAAGCAGAAGATATCTATCAAAAGGTAATCAAGGTCTTAGACGGAGAGACAAAATCTCATCATAACCCTGCTGCTACTAATGCCCAGCAGTTTGTTCCCTTCGGTTGGCGATTGGAAGGAGGCTGATGAGGAAGCCTCAGCGAATAGAATTCGCAGCTACATAAGCGAAGTCCGCCTGCGCGGACTCGTAAGCGAGGTTTTTAACCCGCGCAGGCGGGTTTTGTTTGTGTAGTCGCGACTTATAGTCGCTCCCATACAAGATATAGCACTCGAAACAAAGATTAGGACATAATAGAGGAGAAATCAACGAGAGAAAAAATGCCAGCTCCCTATAGTTATGATTTGAGAACAAAAGTCATACAGGCAATAGATGGTGGAATGGGAAAAACCCAAGCCAGTAAAATCTTTAAAATTAGCCGGAACACCATCAATCTCTGGCTTCAGAAAAGGGAAGAAACAGGAGATTATCGAGCAGAAGATGGATATCAGCGAGGCTATGGCGCAAAAATTACCGATTTAGAAGAGTTTAAGGAATTTGTCCGAAAACATGGCAGTCGAACTCAAAAAGAAATGGCTTCTTCTTGGCAAGAAGAAATTAGTGACAGAACTATTGGCAAAGCTTTGAAGAAAATTAGATTTACTCGAAAAAAAAACTTACGGGTATCAAGAAAGAGATGAAGCCAAAAGGCAAGAGTTTCTCGAAAAGATTGGTCAAAAAGGCATAGAAGAGCGAGTATATATAGATGAGTCAGGAATAGATAATCGAGACGACTATGGTTATGGCTGGAATGAAAAAGGACAAAGATTCTTTGACTTGAAATCGGGAAAAAGAAGTATGAGAGTTAGCATTATCAGTGGTTTATGTCAAGGTAAATTGATAGCTCCATTCACATTTGAAGGCGCTTGCAATCGCTTAGTTTTTGAGCAATGGTTATCTGAAAAGTTGTTACCGCATTTAAAACCAGGACAGACTTTAATTCTAGACAATGCTACCTTTCATAAATCTGAGAAAATCCGAGAATTAATCGCCCAAGCAAAATGTGAACTTGAATACTTACCGCCTTACTCTCCCGATTTAAATGAGATTGAGCATTACTGGTTTCCGATTAAAAACCGAGTAAGGAAATCTCAAGGAACCATTGAAAACTTTCGTGAACGAGTAGATGCTTCTGTTCGTCTTGCGTCCTAATCTATACTTCGAGTGCTATATTAAGTTCTCCCTCAAAGCTTCACATCTTTAAGACTTTACAAACCCTGGCTAGTTTCTAAAGCTTTGATAATATCTACCCAGTCAAGTGGGCTAAAATAGCCAAGACTGACTAAGCTGGAAAAAGCTTAAATCTTCCACTTCAAATTTATGACAAACATTCAGCCAGTTCAATCTCTTTCCCCTACTAAATCAAGCGATCGCGTTGTCGATTACTTCACCAAGCAAGCTTACGAGATCGGTTATATGGCTGGATTTTTGGTTGCTTGTCTAGATGATTTTTGTAACTGGTTGGCGATGCTAATTTCAGAATAGTTATTGGCGATCGGTTACAGTTAATTTGGTTTTAGAAACAGATTTTATATCTCTAATTTGAAGCAAATATATCAATTTCATCTGCTCCCTACTCTCTGCTCTCTGCTCCCTATACAAGACAACTTAATACAAAAATAGTTTTGAGCAGTTTCGCCTACCCAGGTATTGGGTAGGTTTCTTTTTTACATACCCATAATTTCGTAACCAGCATCGACATATATCACTTGACCCGTGATACCGCTAGCTAAGTCGCTGCAGAGGAAAGCTGCGGTGTTACCCACTTCTGTCTGCGTCACCGTGCGACGTAAAGGAGCAACTTGCTCGACATGATGAATCATATCTAAGATTCCACCTACTGCTGAAGAAGCGAGGGTACGAATTGGACCGGCGGAAATAGCATTCACCCGGATGTTTTGCGATCCCATTTCAGAGGCAAGATACCGCACGCTCATTTCTAAAGCTGCTTTAGCAATTCCCATCACGTTGTAGTTAGGAATTACTCGCACGCCGCCTAAATATGTGAGAGTGACAATACTACCCCCTGCTGTCATTAGGGGTTTAGCAGCTCCGCTCAATTGCAGTAAAGAGTAAGCACTAATATCTAGAGCTTTACCGTAACCCGATCGCGAAGTACTGCTGATATCTCCGCTCAAGTCATCCTTGTTAGCAAAGGCAA
It encodes:
- a CDS encoding peptide ligase PGM1-related protein; protein product: MQILDRHLSTQVETFRQLQMQLRDRWKNVESFDRSDGDILVIPSLSVDQREIQKIEGVLHYEERLLFSLIRLQNPRTRLIYITSQPLHPSVIDYYLQLLPGIPFSHARDRLLLLSTYDSSFKPLTQKILERPRLIERIKQALRRDQSFMICYNTSPWERELSLKLEIPLYAADPDLTIWGTKSGSRQIFAESGVPHPDGCHDRLDSVDDLATATAELWERQPHLKRMVVKLNEGISGEANALFDLQPLQEFAPGKISHGDRVAAIKDSLPSLRFQAASENWTNYASRVPELGAIVEAFVEGEVKRSPSVQGRILPDGTVEILSTHDQILGGPDGQIYLGCRFPADEAYRVQLQDLGLKIGWTLAKKGALERFGIDFMAVQQADGKWDLQAIEINLRKGGTTHPFMTLKLLTNGRYDLSTGLFYSQQGRAKYYVATDNLHKKRYRGLLPNDLMDIIASHRLHFDTGTETGTVFHLMGCLSEFGKLGLTSIGDSPQQAEDIYQKVIKVLDGETKSHHNPAATNAQQFVPFGWRLEGG
- a CDS encoding IS630 family transposase (programmed frameshift), encoding MPAPYSYDLRTKVIQAIDGGMGKTQASKIFKISRNTINLWLQKREETGDYRAEDGYQRGYGAKITDLEEFKEFVRKHGSRTQKEMASSWQEEISDRTIGKALRKLDLLEKKTYGYQERDEAKRQEFLEKIGQKGIEERVYIDESGIDNRDDYGYGWNEKGQRFFDLKSGKRSMRVSIISGLCQGKLIAPFTFEGACNRLVFEQWLSEKLLPHLKPGQTLILDNATFHKSEKIRELIAQAKCELEYLPPYSPDLNEIEHYWFPIKNRVRKSQGTIENFRERVDASVRLAS
- the fabI gene encoding enoyl-ACP reductase FabI, which translates into the protein MLDLTGKNALVTGIANNRSIAWGIAQQLHKAGANLGITYLPDERGRMETKVADLVAPLNPSLFLPCDVQNEAQIQSTFEAIAEKWERLDILIHCLAFANKDDLSGDISSTSRSGYGKALDISAYSLLQLSGAAKPLMTAGGSIVTLTYLGGVRVIPNYNVMGIAKAALEMSVRYLASEMGSQNIRVNAISAGPIRTLASSAVGGILDMIHHVEQVAPLRRTVTQTEVGNTAAFLCSDLASGITGQVIYVDAGYEIMGM